A single region of the Nicotiana sylvestris chromosome 6, ASM39365v2, whole genome shotgun sequence genome encodes:
- the LOC104250082 gene encoding protein ANTAGONIST OF LIKE HETEROCHROMATIN PROTEIN 1: protein MAPLKKSKKTKKDSKKFKKIKHKNKKNISIVPVENKGSSECDWWDSFWHKNSLTPGCGVPCDEEDGFKYFFRVSKKTFDYICSLVREDLISRPPSGLINIEGRLLSVEKQVAIALRRLASGESQVSVGASFGVGQSTVSQVTWRFIEALEERAKHHLKWPEPSKMEIIKSEFEQLFGLPNCCGAIDETHIIMTLPAVQTSDDWCDHENNYSMLLQGIVDSEMRFLDIVTGWPGGMTTSRLLKFCGFYKLCESGDRLNGNVKVVEGEELREYIIGGFGYPLLPWLITPYEGDNLSDAMSDFNALHETASSVAMKAFALLKGGWRILNKVMWRPDKQKLPSIILVCCLLHNIIIDCGDRLHPDVALSGHHDPGYEGQSCKQIESTGRLMRDKLTKHLQVTKKEGSM from the exons ATGGCTCCATTAAAGAAATCGAAGAAGACGAAGAAAGATTCAAAGAAGTTTAAGAAAATCAAAcacaaaaacaagaaaaacatTAGCATTGTTCCTGTTGAGAACAAAGGAAGTAGTGAATGCGATTGGTGGGATAGTTTCTGGCACAAGAACTCACTAACCCCAG GTTGTGGTGTGCCTTGTGATGAAGAGGATGGTTTCAAGTACTTCTTCCGTGTTTCAAAGAAGACTTTTGATTACATATGTTCGCTTGTAAGGGAGGACCTTATCTCAAGACCTCCTTCAGGTTTGATAAACATTGAGGGAAGGCTTCTTAGCGTTGAGAAGCAAGTTGCAATTGCATTGAGAAGATTGGCTTCCGGTGAATCCCAAGTTTCAGTTGGAGCATCATTTGGTGTCGGGCAGTCCACTGTGTCTCAGGTTACCTGGAGATTCATTGAGGCGTTGGAAGAACGTGCAAAGCACCACCTTAAATGGCCAGAACCTAGTAAGATGGAGATAATCAAGTCtgaatttgaacaattatttggATTACCTAACTGTTGTGGAGCAATTGATGAAACCCACATCATAATGACTCTTCCTGCAGTTCAAACCTCAGATGATTGGTGTGATCATGAAAACAATTACAGCATGCTTTTGCAAGGTATCGTCGACAGCGAGATGCGTTTTCTAGATATTGTGACGGGATGGCCGGGGGGCATGACCACTTCGAGACTGTTAAAGTTCTGTGGATTTTACAAACTCTGTGAAAGTGGTGATCGTTTAAACGGAAATGTCAAAGTGGTTGAAGGAGAAGAACTTAGAGAATACATTATAGGAGGTTTTGGTTACCCTCTTCTTCCGTGGCTTATTACACCTTATGAAGGTGACAACCTATCAGATGCCATGTCGGATTTCAATGCATTGCATGAGACTGCAAGTTCAGTTGCGATGAAAGCTTTTGCGCTATTGAAGGGAGGTTGGAGAATCCTTAATAAGGTTATGTGGAGACCTGATAAACAGAAACTCCCTAGTATCATCCTCGTGTGTTGTTTACTTCATAATATCATCATTGATTgtggagacagattgcatcctGATGTTGCGTTATCTGGTCATCATGACCCAGGATATGAGGGACAGAGCTGCAAGCAGATTGAATCAACAGGGAGATTAATGAGGGACAAATTAACTAAACACCTACAGGTTACCAAAAAAGAAGGCTCGATGTAG
- the LOC104250081 gene encoding sulfate transporter 3.1-like, giving the protein MGNADYEYPSIMNGESTGIGIHRVEIPPPQPFFKSLKNTVKETLFPDDPLRQFKNQTPLRKFILGVQYFFPIFEWGSRYNFGFFKSDLIAGITIASLAIPQGISYAKLANLPPILGLYSSFVPPLVYAIMGSSRDLAVGTVAVGSLLMASMIGNEVNATENPALYLHLAFTATFFAGLFELALGFFRLGFIVDFLSHATIVGFMGGAATVVILQQLKGILGLEHFTHATDVVSVLRSVFTQIHQWRWESAVLGFCFLFYLMMAKFFSQKRPKLFWISAMAPLTSVILGTILVYLTHAEKHGVAVIGELKKGLNPPSIMDLSFGSAYMTTAIKTGIVTGVISLAEGIAVGRSFAMFKNYHIDGNKEMIAFGMMNIVGSCTSCYLTTGPFSRSAVNFNAGCKTAVSNIVMALAVMVTLLLLTPLFHFTPLVVLSSIIISAMLGLIDYNAAIHLWHVDKFDFLVCISAYIGVVFANIEIGLVLAVGLSLLRVLLFIARPRTLVLGNIPDSMIYRNVEHYPNTNNVPGVLILDIGAPIYFANSSYLRERISRWIDEEEDKLKSSGETTLQYVILDMGAVGNIDTSGISMLEEVKKNLDRRDYKLVLANPGAEVMKKLNKSKFIETLGQEWIFLTVGEAVGACNFMLHSCKPKSTTDEASQKWSNNV; this is encoded by the exons ATGGGTAATGCAGATTATGAGTACCCATCAATAATGAATGGAGAGAGCACAGGCATAGGCATACATAGAGTGGAAATCCCACCACCACAGCCTTTTTTCAAATCACTAAAGAATACAGTGAAAGAAACTTTATTTCCAGATGATCCCCTTAGGCAATTCAAGAACCAAACACCCCTTAGAAAATTCATACTTGGTGTGCAGTATTTCTTTCCAATTTTTGAATGGGGTTCTCGTTACAATTTTGGGTTCTTCAAATCTGATCTTATTGCTGGAATTACCATAGCTAGTCTTGCTATTCCTCAGGGAATAAGCTATGCAAAACTTGCCAACTTGCCACCTATTCTTGGACTAT ATTCAAGCTTTGTTCCACCTTTAGTTTATGCAATAATGGGCAGTTCAAGAGATTTGGCAGTGGGCACAGTTGCTGTTGGATCGCTTCTAATGGCTTCTATGATAGGAAATGAAGTAAATGCAACTGAGAATCCAGCACTGTATCTTCATCTTGCGTTTACTGCCACATTCTTCGCTGGACTATTTGAATTAGCTCTTGGATTTTTCAG GCTGGGATTTATTGTGGATTTTCTATCACATGCAACCATAGTAGGATTTATGGGAGGAGCAGCTACAGTGGTGATACTACAGCAGCTAAAGGGAATACTTGGTCTTGAACATTTTACACATGCTACAGATGTTGTCTCTGTCTTGCGTTCTGTCTTTACCCAAATTCACcag TGGCGATGGGAAAGTGCGGTGCTAGGATTTTGTTTCCTTTTCTACCTGATGATGGCAAAATTTTTT AGCCAAAAGAGACCGAAgctgttttggatttcagcaatGGCGCCATTGACGTCCGTCATATTGGGAACTATTCTTGTTTATCTCACCCACGCTGAAAAACACGGTGTTGCAGTG ATAGGGGAGCTGAAGAAAGGGTTAAATCCTCCGTCAATAATGGATCTGTCATTTGGGTCGGCCTATATGACAACTGCTATCAAAACAGGAATAGTCACGGGTGTCATTTCTCTTGCT GAAGGAATAGCAGTAGGGAGAAGTTTTGCAATGTTCAAGAATTACCATATAGATGGAAACAAAGAGATGATTGCTTTTGGAATGATGAATATTGTTGGCTCCTGCACCTCCTGCTACCTCACTACTG GGCCATTCTCGCGATCAGCAGTGAACTTTAACGCAGGATGCAAAACTGCAGTATCAAACATTGTCATGGCGTTGGCAGTGATGGTGACATTGTTGTTGCTAACGCCATTGTTCCACTTCACTCCCCTCGTCGTCCTGTCCTCCATTATCATCTCCGCCATGCTCGGCCTCATTGATTATAATGCAGCCATTCATCTCTGGCATGTCGACAAATTCGACTTCTTGGTCTGCATCAGTGCTTACATTGGCGTTGTCTTTGCCAACATTGAGATTGGCTTAGTCTTAGCC GTAGGATTATCGTTGCTAAGGGTGTTACTTTTTATAGCAAGGCCAAGGACGTTAGTACTTGGTAATATCCCAGATTCTATGATATACAGAAATGTTGAGCATTACCCAAATACAAACAACGTTCCAGGCGTTCTCATTCTTGACATTGGAGCCCCTATTTACTTCGctaattctagctatttaagagAACG GATCTCAAGGTGGATTGACGAAGAGGAAGACAAGTTAAAATCTTCAGGAGAAACAACATTGCAGTATGTTATACTTGATATGGGAG CTGTGGGAAATATCGATACAAGTGGAATTAGCATGCTTGAAGAAGTCAAGAAAAATCTTGATAGAAGAGATTACAAG CTTGTGTTGGCAAATCCAGGAGCAGAGGTGATGAAAAAGTTGAACAAGTCCAAATTTATTGAGACATTAGGACAAGAATGGATCTTTCTAACAGTAGGGGAAGCTGTGGGAGCATGCAATTTCATGCTTCATTCCTGCAAACCAAAATCTACAACAGATGAGGCATCCCAAAAATGGAGCAACAACGTTTGA